The following proteins are encoded in a genomic region of Sorangiineae bacterium MSr12523:
- the surE gene encoding 5'/3'-nucleotidase SurE, with protein MRILVTNDDGIYSPGLVALAEAASEFGQVRIVAPDVEQSSMAHAVTSSRPLSQRLAKVGHFDAFRVNGTPADCVALGSHIWGKVDLVLSGVNIGLNVGNSMWHSGTLAAAKQASLLGMRGVALSASETEDDYEILRPHIGRVIAQLLELPKLCLVNVNFPPHPRGVQFTRQSVRHYDGHIVPARDPHGRDIFWFAVKPIESPEPGTDRWAIEHDWVSITPLRLDLTDQTALEELLQHK; from the coding sequence ATGCGCATCCTCGTGACCAATGATGATGGGATTTATAGCCCCGGCCTGGTCGCACTGGCCGAGGCCGCGTCGGAATTCGGGCAGGTGCGGATTGTCGCACCCGACGTCGAACAGTCGTCGATGGCGCACGCCGTGACGTCGTCGCGACCGCTTTCGCAGCGGCTTGCCAAAGTAGGGCATTTCGATGCATTCCGCGTGAACGGCACGCCCGCCGATTGCGTGGCCCTCGGCAGCCACATCTGGGGAAAAGTCGATTTGGTTCTGTCCGGCGTGAACATCGGACTCAATGTCGGCAATTCGATGTGGCATTCGGGCACGCTTGCGGCAGCCAAGCAAGCCTCCCTTCTCGGCATGCGCGGTGTCGCGCTGAGCGCGTCGGAGACGGAGGACGATTACGAGATTTTGCGTCCCCACATCGGGCGCGTCATTGCACAGCTTCTCGAGCTGCCGAAGCTCTGCTTGGTGAATGTGAACTTTCCGCCCCATCCGCGCGGCGTGCAATTCACGCGACAATCGGTGCGGCATTACGATGGCCACATCGTGCCCGCACGCGATCCTCACGGCCGCGACATTTTCTGGTTCGCCGTCAAACCGATCGAATCCCCGGAACCCGGCACCGATCGCTGGGCCATCGAGCACGATTGGGTCTCGATCACCCCGCTGCGGCTCGACCTTACCGATCAAACCGCATTGGAGGAGCTTCTCCAGCACAAGTGA